A genomic region of Thermococcus sp. JdF3 contains the following coding sequences:
- the gltA gene encoding NADPH-dependent glutamate synthase: MARPKLIKERVPTPERPVEERIKSFVEVNLGYDFASAVKEAERCIQCPPEYAPCIKGCPVHINIPGFLKALRENADNPDEAVKNALRVIWNDNTLPAVTGRVCPQEEQCEAPCVMGKVGDPINIGKLERFVADYAREKGIDEELLGEFIAETDGKGKVAVVGAGPAGLTCALELAKMGYKVTIFEALHEAGGVLMYGIPEFRLPKDILKTELDKLEKLGVEVKTNYIVGKTVTVEELLQEYDAAFISTGAGTPKLLNIPGILLDRIYSANEFLTRVNLMKAYKFPEYDTPIAVGKKVIVIGAGNTAMDAARSALRLGAEVTIAYRRGREDMTARIEEIAHAEEEGVKFEFFLTPVEFIGDENGKVKAVKFMKMRPLEERDSRGKRKIEPTGEYVTLEADTVIIAIGLEPNKILVEASGFETNPDGTLVVDENLMTSIPGVFAGGDAIRGEATVILAMGDGKKAAKAIDEYIRSRRANA, encoded by the coding sequence ATGGCGAGGCCAAAGCTCATCAAGGAGCGCGTTCCCACTCCGGAGAGGCCCGTTGAGGAGCGCATTAAGAGTTTCGTCGAGGTCAACCTCGGCTACGACTTCGCCTCGGCGGTTAAGGAGGCGGAACGCTGCATACAGTGTCCGCCGGAGTACGCCCCGTGTATTAAGGGCTGTCCCGTTCACATCAACATCCCGGGCTTCCTGAAGGCCCTCCGCGAGAACGCGGACAACCCTGACGAAGCCGTTAAGAACGCCCTGCGCGTCATATGGAACGACAACACCCTGCCGGCCGTTACCGGAAGGGTCTGCCCGCAGGAGGAGCAGTGTGAGGCCCCGTGTGTCATGGGAAAAGTGGGGGACCCCATAAACATCGGCAAGCTTGAGCGCTTCGTGGCCGACTACGCAAGGGAGAAGGGCATAGACGAGGAACTTCTCGGGGAGTTCATAGCCGAAACTGACGGAAAAGGAAAGGTCGCCGTCGTCGGCGCCGGGCCGGCTGGACTCACCTGCGCCCTCGAACTTGCAAAGATGGGCTACAAGGTCACCATATTCGAGGCCCTTCACGAGGCGGGCGGAGTGCTCATGTACGGCATCCCCGAGTTCAGGCTGCCGAAGGACATCCTCAAGACCGAGCTTGACAAGCTGGAGAAGCTCGGCGTTGAGGTCAAAACCAACTACATCGTGGGTAAGACTGTGACTGTTGAAGAGCTCCTCCAGGAGTACGACGCCGCCTTCATCAGCACCGGAGCTGGAACGCCGAAGCTCCTCAACATACCCGGAATCCTTCTCGACAGGATTTACAGCGCCAACGAGTTCCTGACGAGGGTAAACCTAATGAAGGCCTACAAGTTCCCGGAGTACGACACGCCGATAGCCGTCGGAAAGAAGGTCATAGTGATAGGTGCCGGAAACACGGCAATGGACGCGGCGCGCTCCGCGCTCAGGCTCGGGGCTGAAGTTACCATCGCCTACCGCCGCGGAAGGGAGGATATGACCGCGAGGATAGAGGAGATAGCGCACGCCGAAGAGGAGGGAGTTAAGTTTGAGTTCTTCCTCACACCGGTCGAGTTCATCGGCGACGAGAACGGCAAGGTAAAGGCGGTCAAGTTCATGAAGATGCGCCCGTTGGAGGAGCGCGACAGTCGCGGAAAGAGGAAGATAGAGCCAACCGGTGAGTACGTTACCCTTGAAGCCGACACCGTCATCATAGCTATCGGCCTTGAGCCGAACAAGATACTCGTTGAAGCCAGCGGATTTGAAACCAATCCAGACGGAACGCTCGTTGTGGACGAGAATCTTATGACGAGCATTCCGGGAGTCTTCGCTGGCGGTGACGCGATAAGGGGCGAAGCAACGGTTATCCTCGCCATGGGCGACGGAAAGAAGGCCGCGAAGGCGATAGACGAGTACATAAGGTCCAGAAGGGCTAACGCGTGA
- a CDS encoding (2Fe-2S)-binding protein yields MAGKKIVCRCNDVTVEEVEALIDSGVTDIEEIKRLLRIGMGPCQGRTCIPIVLGILARKTGKKQEDIPLPRARVPTRPVRVEVIVGGADE; encoded by the coding sequence ATGGCCGGGAAGAAAATAGTCTGCCGCTGTAACGATGTCACCGTTGAGGAGGTCGAGGCGCTCATCGATTCGGGCGTCACTGACATCGAGGAGATAAAGCGCCTCCTCCGCATAGGAATGGGTCCCTGCCAGGGAAGGACGTGCATCCCGATAGTGCTTGGCATACTCGCGAGGAAGACCGGGAAGAAGCAGGAGGACATTCCACTGCCCCGTGCGAGGGTTCCAACCAGGCCGGTCCGCGTAGAGGTTATAGTGGGTGGTGCCGATGAGTAA
- a CDS encoding FAD-binding oxidoreductase, whose amino-acid sequence MSKIAIIGGGIIGVATAYELAKLGEEVILFEKGYFGSGSTFRCATGIRAQFTDEANIRLMKHSVERWEKLEEELESDIVFRQTGYLFLATSEEEVEAFKANIKLQNRFGVPTRLIDMDEAKEIAPILNTEPFLAGAWNPKDGKANPFKTLFAYLFRAREMGIDAREHTEVIGFEHEGNTITAVKFRHNGRIERVRVDAVLNAANAWAPLINEMAGLKRDLVPITAYKHQLVKTEPLEPGQAEPLVCPPSWNDAYIIQDGEDGGIICGAGIEHRAKSLDDVEPTYDFLRGVLRYAVKIAPPLRYAHIVRQWAGFYAKTPDSNPALGKLLDNFYIAAGFSGHGFMMAPAVGQAMAELISKGRSKVPLDWEWYDPYRFERGELRTSAFQIG is encoded by the coding sequence ATGAGTAAAATCGCCATTATCGGCGGGGGAATAATAGGAGTTGCCACCGCCTACGAGCTGGCCAAACTCGGGGAGGAGGTCATCCTCTTCGAGAAAGGCTACTTCGGCTCGGGCTCGACTTTCCGCTGTGCGACGGGAATCAGGGCGCAGTTCACGGACGAGGCCAACATCAGACTCATGAAGCACTCCGTGGAGAGATGGGAAAAGCTTGAGGAGGAGCTGGAGAGCGACATAGTCTTCAGACAGACCGGCTACCTGTTCCTCGCCACAAGCGAGGAGGAGGTTGAGGCGTTTAAGGCGAACATAAAGCTCCAGAACAGATTCGGTGTCCCAACGAGGCTCATCGACATGGACGAAGCGAAAGAGATAGCCCCGATCCTCAACACCGAGCCCTTCCTCGCCGGGGCGTGGAACCCGAAGGACGGGAAGGCGAACCCCTTCAAGACGCTCTTTGCCTACCTGTTCCGCGCGAGGGAGATGGGTATCGATGCGCGCGAGCACACCGAAGTCATTGGCTTCGAGCACGAGGGGAACACCATAACGGCCGTGAAGTTCCGCCACAACGGGAGGATCGAGAGGGTTAGGGTAGATGCCGTCCTCAACGCGGCCAACGCCTGGGCGCCGCTCATCAACGAGATGGCTGGCTTAAAGCGGGACCTCGTTCCCATCACCGCCTACAAGCATCAGCTCGTCAAGACCGAACCTCTGGAGCCGGGACAGGCTGAACCGCTGGTCTGCCCGCCGAGCTGGAACGATGCTTACATCATTCAGGACGGCGAGGACGGTGGAATAATCTGCGGTGCGGGAATAGAGCACAGAGCTAAAAGCTTAGACGACGTCGAGCCTACCTACGACTTCCTGCGCGGTGTTCTCCGCTATGCCGTGAAAATCGCCCCGCCGCTCCGCTATGCACACATCGTCCGTCAGTGGGCGGGCTTCTACGCGAAAACGCCCGACAGCAACCCGGCATTAGGAAAGCTCCTGGACAACTTCTACATCGCGGCTGGCTTCAGCGGGCACGGCTTCATGATGGCCCCGGCGGTCGGGCAGGCCATGGCCGAGCTGATTTCAAAGGGCCGCTCCAAGGTCCCGCTCGACTGGGAGTGGTACGA
- the queC gene encoding 7-cyano-7-deazaguanine synthase QueC, producing MKRAVVLFSGGLDSTACLYWAKRNYDEVIMLVINYGSNEERVTNRVAEFFSKELDVPLKIVRLDFLEEFSKLRGTTLVGGETPKVTAEELEDMSVAQETAKSVWVPARNVVLISVAASLLDALGGGDIIVGFNAEEGATFPDNTPEFVERMNEMLKYGTMADVRVVAPLIDLDKKGIARLLKELDAKYEYSNSCYMPKGFTEDGKPIHCGECESCVRRHRGLIEAIGEDRTVYAVKPKI from the coding sequence ATGAAGCGCGCTGTGGTGTTGTTCTCGGGGGGTCTTGACTCGACGGCCTGCCTGTACTGGGCGAAGAGGAACTACGATGAGGTCATAATGCTCGTCATCAACTACGGGAGCAATGAGGAGAGGGTCACGAACAGGGTGGCGGAGTTCTTTTCGAAGGAGCTGGACGTTCCGCTCAAAATAGTCCGCCTCGACTTTCTGGAGGAGTTTTCGAAGCTGAGGGGAACTACCCTCGTTGGAGGGGAAACGCCGAAGGTTACCGCGGAGGAGCTTGAGGACATGAGTGTCGCCCAGGAGACTGCAAAAAGCGTCTGGGTCCCGGCTAGAAATGTCGTTCTGATAAGCGTCGCCGCATCGCTCCTCGATGCGCTCGGCGGCGGGGACATAATAGTCGGCTTCAATGCGGAGGAAGGGGCCACCTTCCCCGACAACACGCCCGAGTTCGTGGAGAGAATGAACGAGATGCTGAAATACGGCACAATGGCCGATGTGAGGGTCGTTGCACCGCTCATAGACCTCGACAAGAAGGGAATAGCAAGGCTTTTGAAGGAGCTGGACGCGAAGTACGAGTACTCCAACTCCTGCTACATGCCGAAGGGCTTCACCGAGGACGGAAAGCCGATACACTGCGGTGAGTGTGAGAGCTGTGTGCGGCGCCATCGCGGTCTGATTGAGGCTATCGGGGAGGACAGGACTGTTTACGCGGTTAAGCCCAAGATATGA
- a CDS encoding 4-phosphopantoate--beta-alanine ligase has protein sequence MVEIPKSHPRYWSLYYREKIIEGMEKGMTAKAGLIAHGRGEAFDYLIGEKTIEPAERAMRAAVAKLLLAKHPVISVNGNVAALVPKETIELAKALNAKLEINLFYRTEERVKAIAEELRKHDPDVELLGINPTRRIPGLEHERGKVDEEGIWKADVVVVPLEDGDRTEALVRMGKFVITVDLNPLSRSARMADITIVDNIVRAYPRMMELAREMKDYSREELLAILEGYNNEKTLGDVLIHMKRRLAKLAEGGVWRKKTLE, from the coding sequence ATGGTCGAAATACCCAAGAGCCACCCGCGCTACTGGAGCCTGTACTACCGGGAGAAGATCATCGAGGGAATGGAGAAGGGCATGACCGCCAAGGCCGGGCTGATAGCCCACGGCCGCGGTGAGGCCTTTGACTACCTCATCGGGGAGAAAACGATAGAACCCGCCGAGAGGGCCATGCGCGCCGCCGTCGCGAAGCTTCTCCTGGCGAAGCACCCCGTTATTTCCGTCAACGGCAACGTCGCGGCACTTGTTCCAAAGGAAACGATAGAGCTGGCAAAAGCGCTAAACGCCAAGCTCGAGATAAACCTCTTCTACCGCACGGAGGAGCGCGTTAAAGCCATAGCGGAGGAGCTGAGGAAGCACGATCCTGATGTGGAGCTCCTCGGCATAAACCCCACCAGGAGAATCCCAGGTCTCGAGCACGAGCGGGGAAAGGTGGACGAGGAGGGGATATGGAAGGCCGACGTCGTTGTCGTCCCGCTGGAGGACGGCGACAGGACCGAGGCCCTCGTGAGGATGGGCAAGTTCGTGATCACCGTTGACCTCAACCCGCTATCCCGCTCGGCGAGGATGGCGGACATAACCATCGTCGACAACATAGTCCGCGCGTATCCCAGAATGATGGAGCTGGCGAGGGAGATGAAGGACTACAGCAGGGAAGAGCTTCTCGCGATTCTGGAGGGGTACAACAACGAAAAAACGCTGGGCGACGTGCTCATCCACATGAAGCGCAGACTGGCCAAGCTGGCCGAAGGAGGGGTCTGGAGGAAGAAGACGCTGGAGTGA
- a CDS encoding AbrB/MazE/SpoVT family DNA-binding domain-containing protein: MPVTKVTRNYQITIPAEIRKALGIREGEYLTVELRGDEIVLKKAETEWPSLNLGRDFTPEEIEKNSRMVLMEASKWEE, from the coding sequence ATGCCGGTAACGAAGGTCACCCGGAACTATCAGATAACGATTCCGGCGGAGATCAGGAAGGCTCTCGGGATAAGGGAAGGCGAGTACCTCACCGTTGAGCTGAGAGGAGATGAGATAGTCCTCAAAAAGGCCGAAACAGAGTGGCCGAGCCTCAATCTGGGCAGGGATTTCACGCCCGAAGAGATAGAGAAGAACTCAAGAATGGTTCTCATGGAGGCGTCCAAATGGGAGGAGTAG
- the dph5 gene encoding diphthine synthase produces the protein MAIYFIGLGLYDERDITLKGLETARKCDLVFAEFYTSLLAGTTLDKVEELIGKPIRRLSREEVELHFERIVLSEAKERDVAFLTAGDPMVATTHSDLRIRARELGIESYVIHAPSIYSAIAITGLQIYKFGKSATVAYPEKNWFPTSHYDVIRENRERGLHTMLFLDIKAEQNRYMTANEAMEILLQVEDMKKENVFTPDTLVVVLARAGSLNPTLRAGYVRDMLKEDFGRQPHVMVVPGRLHIVEAEYLVAFAGAPKDILDGI, from the coding sequence ATGGCGATATACTTCATAGGGCTTGGCCTTTACGACGAGAGGGACATCACGCTCAAAGGGCTTGAAACCGCCAGAAAATGCGACCTGGTCTTCGCCGAGTTCTACACGTCTCTTCTAGCCGGAACAACGCTGGACAAGGTCGAAGAACTCATCGGAAAGCCCATCCGGAGGCTCAGCAGGGAGGAGGTTGAGCTCCACTTCGAGCGCATCGTGCTGAGTGAGGCGAAGGAGAGAGACGTGGCATTCCTCACCGCGGGCGATCCGATGGTGGCGACGACGCACTCCGACCTCAGGATAAGGGCCAGGGAGCTCGGAATCGAGAGCTACGTCATCCATGCCCCAAGCATCTACTCGGCGATAGCGATAACCGGACTGCAGATATACAAGTTCGGGAAGAGCGCCACAGTGGCTTACCCCGAGAAGAACTGGTTCCCCACGAGTCACTACGACGTAATAAGGGAGAACAGGGAGCGCGGTCTCCACACGATGCTCTTCCTTGACATAAAGGCCGAGCAGAACCGCTACATGACGGCCAATGAGGCGATGGAAATACTGCTCCAGGTAGAGGATATGAAGAAGGAAAACGTCTTCACCCCCGATACGCTGGTCGTGGTTTTGGCGAGGGCCGGCTCGCTGAACCCGACGCTCAGGGCGGGATACGTCAGGGACATGCTCAAGGAGGACTTCGGAAGGCAGCCCCACGTGATGGTCGTTCCGGGTAGGCTCCACATAGTCGAGGCGGAGTACCTGGTGGCCTTCGCGGGGGCCCCGAAAGATATACTCGACGGAATCTAG
- a CDS encoding PIN domain-containing protein, which translates to MGGVAVIDTNVLLYSLNRSSERYGEARELINSLDKVVLPAIVVYELIWNLAVAGVSPKEAERVVSRIFLNERVSLADDRGYLLQAFDLFGNLGLKHYNDSVILAVARKVGTLATYDKKLRNRAGKLGIKLLPEVLE; encoded by the coding sequence ATGGGAGGAGTAGCGGTCATTGACACCAACGTCCTCCTTTATTCACTCAACAGAAGCTCCGAGAGATACGGAGAGGCAAGGGAGCTGATAAACTCCCTCGATAAGGTTGTGCTGCCAGCGATTGTCGTGTACGAACTCATCTGGAATCTGGCCGTCGCTGGGGTTTCTCCTAAAGAAGCAGAGAGAGTCGTTTCAAGGATTTTCTTAAACGAGAGGGTCAGCCTCGCCGATGACAGAGGGTATCTTCTCCAGGCCTTCGACCTCTTCGGGAACCTTGGCCTGAAGCACTACAACGACTCCGTAATCCTCGCGGTGGCACGGAAGGTCGGAACCCTCGCGACCTACGACAAAAAGCTTAGAAACCGTGCCGGAAAACTTGGGATTAAACTGCTTCCGGAGGTGCTGGAATGA
- a CDS encoding sulfide/dihydroorotate dehydrogenase-like FAD/NAD-binding protein yields MYRITAKEELDVRDFFMEVEAPHVARAWKPGQFVVLMIHEKGERIPMSIYYADRETGRIGMFIRRHGKTTFDLWDNFDVGDSLYAVAGPLGTPIEVKHYGNVVFVSDAVCGQAENYATLKAMKEAGNYTISIQTFEDKAHSYPEKFLAKPVADEHYLTTEDGSRGIKGHYLDVLKELIEKDKVDIVFGGGKLGSLKKLAELTKEYGIPTIVTVRQIMVDGTGMCGSCRILYDGEIKFACRDGPMFDAHKVDWDDVIRRDSRFVREQEIAKKHYLESKGVV; encoded by the coding sequence ATGTACCGGATAACTGCCAAAGAAGAACTCGACGTTAGGGACTTCTTCATGGAGGTCGAGGCACCGCACGTGGCCAGGGCCTGGAAGCCCGGCCAGTTTGTCGTTTTGATGATACATGAGAAGGGCGAAAGGATTCCCATGTCCATCTACTACGCCGACAGGGAGACCGGAAGGATAGGCATGTTCATCAGGAGGCACGGGAAGACCACCTTCGACCTCTGGGACAACTTCGACGTTGGAGACTCCCTCTACGCCGTTGCGGGACCTCTTGGAACGCCGATCGAGGTCAAGCACTACGGAAACGTCGTCTTCGTCTCCGACGCAGTCTGCGGCCAGGCGGAGAACTACGCCACGCTCAAGGCCATGAAAGAGGCTGGCAACTACACCATCTCGATTCAGACCTTCGAGGACAAAGCCCACTCCTACCCGGAGAAGTTCCTGGCGAAGCCCGTCGCGGACGAGCACTACCTCACCACGGAGGACGGCTCGCGCGGAATCAAGGGGCACTACCTCGACGTTCTGAAGGAGCTCATCGAGAAGGATAAGGTGGATATAGTCTTTGGCGGCGGAAAGCTGGGGTCGCTCAAGAAGCTCGCGGAGCTTACGAAGGAGTACGGAATACCGACCATCGTCACGGTAAGGCAGATAATGGTGGACGGAACCGGCATGTGCGGCTCCTGCAGGATACTCTACGACGGTGAGATAAAGTTCGCCTGCCGCGATGGCCCGATGTTCGACGCCCACAAGGTGGACTGGGACGACGTCATAAGACGCGACTCCCGCTTCGTTCGCGAGCAGGAGATTGCAAAGAAGCACTACCTTGAGTCCAAGGGGGTGGTCTGA
- a CDS encoding FAD-dependent oxidoreductase translates to MRLTEHPVLRFERGREVTIYFEGRPIKAYEGETIATALHAAGIRVLNYSANERRPRGLFCAIGKCSSCLMVVNGIPNVRTCITLVEDGMRIEPQHGKAKLPKEAKPPEFRNAKVVRADIVIIGGGPAGLMAAIHAADAGAKVVLFDENPMLGGQLVKQTHKFFGKREQFAGVRGVEIAKILEDEARKRENIKIFLETSAVGIFQDGDEKLVLAVKNNRELIEFRGRAVIVATGAMEKMIPFENNDLPGIYGAGAIQTLMNTYGVKPGDRVLIVGAGNVGLILAYQLIQAGVEVKAIVEAMPKVGGYFVHAAKVRRLGVPILTRHTILRAEGKEKVEKAVVAQLDENWRVIPGTERTFEVDVIALAVGLRPSIELLHQAGCQIRYVRELSGHVALRDEWMETTVRGIFVAGDSAGIEEATTAMLEGKVAGIAAALRLGIADESWLKEMEKAQKDLVEFRSGPFGRHVLEGIKKALVVRE, encoded by the coding sequence ATGCGCTTAACTGAGCATCCTGTTCTGCGTTTTGAGCGCGGCAGGGAGGTTACAATATACTTTGAAGGACGGCCGATCAAGGCATACGAGGGGGAAACGATAGCGACGGCCCTTCACGCCGCTGGAATCAGGGTTCTAAACTACTCCGCCAACGAGAGACGCCCAAGGGGTCTCTTCTGTGCCATCGGCAAATGCTCCTCGTGTCTGATGGTCGTGAACGGAATCCCGAACGTCAGAACCTGCATAACCCTCGTCGAGGACGGCATGAGGATTGAACCCCAGCACGGAAAGGCCAAGCTGCCGAAGGAAGCAAAGCCGCCTGAGTTCAGGAACGCGAAGGTCGTGAGGGCGGACATCGTGATAATCGGCGGCGGTCCTGCAGGTCTGATGGCGGCCATACATGCGGCGGATGCTGGTGCGAAGGTTGTTCTCTTCGATGAGAACCCCATGCTCGGCGGCCAGCTCGTCAAGCAGACCCACAAGTTCTTTGGCAAGCGCGAGCAGTTCGCGGGAGTCAGGGGCGTGGAGATAGCCAAAATTCTTGAGGATGAAGCCAGGAAGAGGGAGAACATCAAAATCTTCCTTGAAACGTCCGCCGTTGGAATCTTCCAGGACGGCGACGAGAAGCTCGTTCTGGCGGTCAAAAACAACCGAGAGCTGATAGAGTTCCGTGGAAGGGCTGTCATTGTCGCCACCGGTGCGATGGAGAAGATGATACCCTTCGAGAACAACGATCTGCCCGGAATCTACGGTGCCGGAGCTATACAGACGCTCATGAACACCTACGGCGTCAAGCCCGGCGACCGCGTTTTAATCGTCGGTGCCGGCAACGTGGGACTTATTCTGGCGTATCAGCTCATTCAGGCCGGCGTTGAGGTGAAGGCGATAGTCGAGGCCATGCCAAAGGTCGGCGGCTACTTCGTCCATGCTGCCAAGGTTAGAAGGCTTGGAGTCCCAATACTCACGAGACACACGATTCTCCGTGCCGAGGGGAAGGAGAAGGTTGAGAAGGCCGTTGTGGCACAACTCGACGAGAACTGGCGGGTCATCCCCGGAACGGAGAGAACCTTTGAGGTTGACGTCATAGCGCTCGCAGTCGGTCTGAGGCCCAGCATCGAGCTCCTCCACCAGGCAGGCTGTCAGATACGCTACGTACGCGAGCTCAGCGGGCACGTGGCCCTCCGCGACGAGTGGATGGAGACCACCGTTAGGGGAATCTTTGTTGCCGGAGACTCGGCCGGGATAGAGGAGGCAACGACCGCAATGCTCGAGGGCAAGGTCGCCGGAATTGCAGCCGCGCTGCGGCTGGGCATAGCGGACGAAAGCTGGCTGAAGGAGATGGAGAAAGCCCAGAAGGACCTCGTAGAGTTCCGCTCCGGCCCGTTCGGCAGGCACGTGCTTGAGGGGATTAAGAAGGCTCTGGTGGTGAGAGAATGA
- a CDS encoding dihydroorotate dehydrogenase, which yields MPSLEVELFGIRFENPLILASGINDKVPEQWIRAHEEGAGGVVTKSIGIEPREGYDNPTIVELPYGLINAMGLPNPGWRGFLEMVEGYTFEFPLIVSIFGGTPEEFAFLAEKLSDVADAFELNLSCPHARGYGMEIGQKPENVYEVVRAVKDATDRPVIAKLTPNIDDITKLGLAAERAGADAVSAINTLKAIAIDIYAKRPILSNRVGGYSGPGVKPVALRAVYDLARTLDIPVIGIGGITTWQDAVEFLLAGASALQIGTAVSLRGWKVFREINEGIVRYLEEEGFSSVKEIVGLAIE from the coding sequence ATGCCGAGCCTTGAGGTCGAGCTTTTCGGGATAAGGTTCGAGAACCCGCTCATTCTCGCATCCGGAATAAACGACAAGGTGCCGGAGCAGTGGATCAGGGCACACGAGGAGGGCGCCGGCGGCGTGGTTACGAAATCCATCGGCATCGAACCGAGGGAGGGCTACGACAACCCCACAATCGTGGAGCTTCCCTACGGCCTGATAAACGCGATGGGCCTACCGAACCCTGGCTGGAGGGGTTTCCTCGAGATGGTCGAGGGTTACACCTTCGAATTTCCACTCATAGTCTCAATTTTCGGTGGAACGCCCGAGGAGTTCGCCTTTCTGGCGGAAAAGCTGAGCGACGTGGCGGACGCCTTCGAGCTGAACCTCAGTTGCCCCCACGCGAGGGGTTACGGCATGGAAATCGGCCAGAAGCCGGAGAACGTCTACGAAGTCGTCAGGGCAGTCAAAGATGCGACCGACAGGCCTGTGATAGCGAAGCTGACGCCCAACATAGATGACATAACCAAGCTTGGCCTGGCCGCGGAAAGAGCCGGAGCCGATGCGGTCTCGGCGATAAACACTCTGAAGGCAATAGCGATTGACATCTACGCGAAAAGGCCGATCCTCAGCAACCGCGTTGGTGGTTACTCCGGGCCAGGCGTTAAGCCCGTCGCGCTGAGAGCCGTCTACGACCTGGCGAGAACCCTTGATATCCCGGTCATTGGAATCGGGGGGATAACCACCTGGCAGGACGCGGTCGAGTTCCTCCTCGCTGGAGCTTCAGCCCTTCAGATCGGCACCGCTGTTTCACTCCGCGGATGGAAGGTATTCAGGGAGATAAACGAGGGAATCGTGAGGTATCTTGAGGAGGAGGGCTTTTCGAGCGTGAAGGAGATAGTCGGCCTTGCCATTGAGTAA
- a CDS encoding helix-turn-helix domain-containing protein, with translation MLEKEKEALAKRIAGEITLSSDPGKTMRKWREIFGISQTELAEYLGVSSSVISDYEGGRRKSPGASTIRKFVEALLEIDEKRGGNVIRAFSKTLGSELPTSAILDIREFALPITIKDLVGAVRGEVVANMHLLDRRIYGYTVVDSIKAILEMSSEEFLKLYGWTTERALIFTKVTTGRSPMIAVRVQGLKPAVVVLHGVKKLDELAVKLAERERVPLVISNVGSEAELIAGLRRLVEKTEKEF, from the coding sequence ATGCTTGAAAAGGAGAAAGAAGCCCTGGCAAAGAGGATAGCGGGGGAAATAACCCTCTCCTCCGACCCCGGTAAAACCATGCGCAAATGGCGTGAGATATTCGGAATCAGCCAGACCGAGCTCGCCGAATACCTCGGCGTCTCTTCTTCGGTCATAAGCGACTACGAGGGCGGCAGGAGGAAGAGCCCCGGCGCGTCCACGATACGGAAGTTCGTCGAGGCCCTGCTTGAGATAGACGAGAAGCGCGGTGGGAACGTGATACGCGCGTTCAGCAAGACCCTCGGCAGCGAGCTTCCCACGAGCGCCATACTTGACATCAGGGAGTTCGCCCTTCCGATAACCATAAAGGACCTCGTTGGGGCCGTCAGGGGGGAGGTCGTCGCCAACATGCACCTCCTCGACAGGCGCATATACGGCTACACTGTCGTCGACAGCATAAAGGCGATCCTTGAGATGAGCAGCGAGGAGTTCCTCAAGCTCTACGGCTGGACGACCGAGAGGGCGCTGATATTCACCAAGGTCACAACGGGAAGGAGCCCGATGATAGCGGTCCGCGTTCAGGGCCTCAAGCCGGCGGTGGTTGTTCTCCACGGCGTAAAGAAGCTCGACGAGCTCGCTGTAAAGCTTGCCGAGCGTGAGAGGGTTCCGCTGGTGATATCGAACGTTGGAAGTGAGGCGGAGCTCATTGCCGGCCTCAGAAGGCTGGTAGAAAAGACGGAGAAGGAGTTCTGA
- a CDS encoding 4Fe-4S dicluster domain-containing protein → MSEIPEYLRRGYITPEELQEFIPLPSEERLRKRPVAIPECPQEIPCAPCREICPTEAISMPTPNDLPIVDYDRCIGCSLCVQICPGLAFFMVHYVGDKARITMPHELLPLPKRGEEVILLNRVGEPVGRGKVITVVPREKSKGDTPIITVEVPIELAWEVRAIKVVRE, encoded by the coding sequence ATGAGCGAGATTCCGGAGTACCTCAGAAGGGGCTACATAACGCCCGAAGAGCTTCAGGAGTTCATTCCGCTTCCGAGCGAGGAGAGGCTGAGGAAAAGACCGGTTGCGATTCCGGAGTGCCCGCAGGAGATTCCGTGCGCCCCGTGCAGGGAGATATGTCCGACCGAGGCCATAAGCATGCCCACCCCCAACGACCTGCCCATCGTCGACTACGACAGGTGCATAGGATGCTCTCTCTGCGTCCAGATATGCCCGGGCCTGGCCTTCTTCATGGTGCACTACGTTGGCGACAAGGCAAGGATAACGATGCCCCACGAGCTTCTTCCGCTGCCCAAGCGGGGCGAGGAAGTAATCCTGCTCAACAGGGTCGGCGAGCCGGTCGGAAGGGGGAAGGTGATCACGGTAGTTCCCAGGGAAAAGAGCAAGGGAGATACACCGATAATCACCGTTGAGGTGCCGATAGAGCTGGCCTGGGAGGTTAGGGCGATTAAGGTGGTGAGAGAATGA